AGCAATAATAGATTGAATTATATATGTTATTTCATCTAATAATGTTAATTCTAATTTAGAAAATGAATGTGTTTTTGGTCTTTCGTATAATATAGCCCCATACGGATTGCCATTATAATCTCTTATCGGAACACCATATACACTATATGGTTTTGGATTATTTAAATGCATAATTTTATATCCATTTGGCAATTGAAAATTTAAAGAATCATATATATATACCTTCTTATTATTGTCAATAATATATGATAATAAGGATTTGTTTTCTTTAGAAAAATACCTTCCTGTGATATCAATACTATCAATAATTCCATATTCAATATACATATTATTATCATTTTCAACTGTGGCAATAGCAATTTCATCTATTATATTATGATCTTTTAATAAATAATAAATTTTTTCATATATATTTTCTGCCTCAAAATTAGAATTTGTTAAAGCTTTATAACTCAATTCACTAATTTTTTTTGATAATTCTAAATAATTAGAATATATTAACTTAACATCCTGAGAAACATCATATAATGATATTAAATAATATTTATTATTTTCATATACTAAACCCTCGAAATTTATTTCAATATACTTATTATCTATTGCTTTAATATCTTTAAATGAGAGGTTATTATTTGATAATTTGAATATATTAATATAATCAACAAGATTTTTTATATTAATCAAATTAGGGTTATCTTGAAGAAATTCATTATAATTATGAAATAATTCCATAATATTATATAAACCTAAATCTATTCCTAATATTTTAGAAATAGATTTAAATGAATTATTCATATATTCAATTTCATCATTTTCAATTATTAAAAGTCCCATATTTTCATGTTCAAAATAATTTTTGAACAG
This genomic interval from Marinitoga litoralis contains the following:
- a CDS encoding GGDEF domain-containing protein, producing MKQKILNSLFKNYFEHENMGLLIIENDEIEYMNNSFKSISKILGIDLGLYNIMELFHNYNEFLQDNPNLINIKNLVDYINIFKLSNNNLSFKDIKAIDNKYIEINFEGLVYENNKYYLISLYDVSQDVKLIYSNYLELSKKISELSYKALTNSNFEAENIYEKIYYLLKDHNIIDEIAIATVENDNNMYIEYGIIDSIDITGRYFSKENKSLLSYIIDNNKKVYIYDSLNFQLPNGYKIMHLNNPKPYSVYGVPIRDYNGNPYGAILYERPKTHSFSKLELTLLDEITYIIQSIIAFHRLYLQLHKEKNKYYELSIKDPLTKIYNRTFLNEYLKNAYEKMKRYNEKFNLAFIDVDNFKYINDTYGHDFGDMVLILFSEIVSKNIRKADIFARYGGDEFIIIFPNTTISDSKIIMNRINKELKNNDYPIDISFGIIELDKNLSLKENMKKVDKEMYNMKLSNKSEAK